One genomic region from Bacillus aquiflavi encodes:
- a CDS encoding MMPL family transporter, translating to MGTILVSFLAALGLGMLLTGLFFNIDTISNRVPLYSFVFLVALGIDYNIILISRYIEERKQYPIKKAVQIAVANTGGVISSAGIILAATFAVLMTQPIELLFVFGFIVAVGILLDTFLIRGILLPSLLILFEKEAVKSKSNSSF from the coding sequence ATGGGGACGATTTTAGTCTCTTTCTTAGCCGCATTAGGTTTAGGGATGCTTTTAACTGGGTTATTTTTTAATATAGATACGATTAGTAATCGGGTTCCTCTTTACTCATTTGTATTTTTAGTCGCCCTTGGAATTGATTATAATATTATTTTAATATCAAGGTATATTGAGGAGAGGAAACAATATCCGATCAAAAAAGCAGTTCAAATTGCAGTTGCGAATACAGGCGGGGTTATTTCTTCCGCAGGGATTATTTTAGCAGCCACCTTTGCTGTTTTAATGACACAGCCGATCGAATTATTATTTGTTTTTGGTTTCATTGTAGCTGTAGGTATTTTATTAGATACGTTTCTCATTAGAGGTATATTGTTGCCTAGCTTACTTATTTTATTTGAAAAAGAAGCAGTAAAATCTAAAAGTAACTCATCTTTTTAA
- a CDS encoding MerR family transcriptional regulator, with product MSNEKAYTIGEFSQRTGTSKRTLHYYDEIGILRPKKHPSSGHRIYTDQDVLALQKIVSLKLLGYSLDQICTLMKESHFDLSLNETLQAHKKALNEKKEQIEAALKAINRTITLLDEEGEVDSAILMSLINNIQTEKEQRQWLSLYTSEEFIDKLFNKHEEEMVELDKKSIIFFKEVKRLVGRPVDEPEVQALIDQYMQTTLAFVGEESVHAFSDIQNIEPEQIEGMFASPFSKEEDEWLQQAMEYYMLKNDMYDPNSDNKSSM from the coding sequence ATGAGTAATGAAAAAGCATACACAATTGGGGAATTTTCACAGAGGACTGGTACTTCAAAACGAACATTGCATTATTATGATGAAATTGGGATACTCCGACCTAAAAAGCATCCTAGTTCAGGACATCGTATATACACTGATCAAGATGTATTAGCATTGCAAAAAATAGTAAGCCTTAAACTTCTTGGTTATAGTCTAGATCAAATATGTACGCTGATGAAAGAATCACACTTTGATTTAAGCTTAAACGAAACATTACAAGCACATAAAAAGGCACTTAACGAGAAAAAAGAACAGATTGAAGCTGCATTAAAGGCGATTAATCGAACGATCACATTGTTGGACGAAGAAGGGGAGGTAGATAGTGCGATTTTAATGAGTTTAATTAATAATATCCAAACAGAGAAAGAACAGCGACAATGGCTTTCTCTATATACGTCAGAGGAATTTATTGATAAGTTATTTAATAAACATGAGGAAGAAATGGTGGAATTGGATAAAAAATCCATAATTTTTTTTAAAGAAGTAAAAAGATTAGTGGGAAGACCCGTTGATGAGCCTGAAGTACAAGCACTTATCGATCAATATATGCAGACAACTTTAGCTTTTGTTGGGGAAGAGTCCGTACACGCTTTTAGCGATATACAAAATATAGAACCTGAACAGATCGAAGGTATGTTTGCATCGCCATTTTCAAAAGAGGAAGATGAGTGGCTGCAACAAGCGATGGAGTATTATATGTTAAAAAACGATATGTACGATCCAAATAGTGATAATAAATCAAGCATGTAG
- a CDS encoding acyl-CoA thioesterase, translated as MRDYKFCRETFVVKTSIVLPPDTNNYGTLFGGKLMAYIDDVAAISAMKHARNNIVTASTDSVDFLHPIYRGNSVCLEAYVTYTGRTSMEVFVKVIAEDLLSGERHICAMSFLTMVAIDEHGKPTPVPKIVPETEEEKHLYETAKERAEIRKKRKKASEERVKRYGPKLPW; from the coding sequence ATGAGAGACTATAAATTTTGCCGTGAGACGTTTGTTGTAAAGACAAGTATCGTTTTACCACCAGATACAAATAATTATGGAACGCTTTTTGGTGGAAAATTAATGGCATATATTGATGATGTTGCTGCAATTTCAGCAATGAAACATGCAAGAAATAATATTGTTACAGCTTCAACAGACTCTGTTGATTTTCTTCATCCAATTTATAGAGGGAATTCTGTCTGTTTAGAGGCTTATGTAACTTATACTGGCCGCACTTCAATGGAGGTATTTGTAAAAGTAATTGCAGAGGACTTACTTTCTGGTGAACGTCATATATGTGCCATGTCCTTTTTAACGATGGTAGCAATTGACGAGCATGGAAAGCCAACTCCTGTTCCAAAAATTGTGCCAGAAACTGAGGAAGAAAAGCATTTATATGAGACCGCTAAGGAAAGAGCAGAAATTCGTAAGAAAAGAAAAAAAGCGAGTGAGGAACGAGTAAAAAGATACGGTCCAAAGCTCCCATGGTAA
- the yhbH gene encoding sporulation protein YhbH has translation MTAAHNRQFVISKEDWSLHRKGHDDQQRHQEKVQEAIRNNLPDLITEESIIMSSGDEIVKIPIRSLDEYKIRYNYEKNKHVGQGDGDSQVGDVIARDGSGDNKMAGKSHGAGDQPGEDYYEAEVSLMEIEEALFQQLELPNLKRKEQDDIIVEEIEFNDIRKTGLMGNIDKKRTMLTAFKRNAMSGKPSFHPIYQEDLKFKTWNEVTKPESKAVVLAMMDTSGSMGIWEKYMARSFFFWMTRFLRTKYETVEIEFIAHHTEAKVVSEEDFFSRGESGGTICSSVYLKALELIDEQYSPSRFNIYPFHFSDGDNLTSDNVRCVKLVDQLIKASNMFGYGEVNQYNRNSTLMSAYRNIKNEKFRYYILKQKADVFHAMRSFFKKEESEQYV, from the coding sequence GTGACCGCTGCTCATAACCGCCAGTTTGTAATTTCTAAAGAAGATTGGTCCCTCCATCGAAAAGGACATGATGATCAACAGCGTCATCAAGAAAAAGTTCAGGAAGCGATTCGCAATAACCTTCCTGATTTAATTACAGAAGAAAGTATTATTATGTCAAGTGGAGATGAAATCGTAAAAATTCCAATTCGTTCACTCGATGAGTATAAAATCCGTTATAACTATGAAAAAAATAAACATGTTGGTCAAGGAGATGGAGACAGTCAAGTTGGCGATGTCATTGCTAGGGATGGATCAGGCGACAATAAGATGGCTGGAAAAAGTCACGGTGCAGGTGACCAACCAGGTGAAGATTATTATGAGGCAGAGGTTTCATTAATGGAAATTGAGGAAGCTTTGTTTCAACAGTTAGAACTGCCAAATTTAAAACGGAAAGAACAGGACGATATTATCGTTGAAGAGATTGAGTTTAATGATATTCGTAAAACCGGTCTAATGGGGAATATTGATAAAAAAAGGACAATGTTAACAGCATTTAAACGAAATGCAATGAGCGGAAAACCGAGCTTTCATCCGATTTATCAAGAAGATTTAAAATTTAAAACATGGAATGAAGTGACTAAGCCTGAATCGAAAGCAGTTGTGTTAGCAATGATGGACACTAGCGGCAGTATGGGAATTTGGGAAAAATATATGGCCCGTAGCTTCTTCTTTTGGATGACGAGATTTTTACGAACGAAGTATGAAACGGTTGAGATTGAATTTATTGCTCACCATACGGAGGCAAAAGTTGTCTCGGAAGAAGACTTTTTTTCTCGGGGTGAAAGTGGCGGGACAATTTGTTCTTCCGTATATCTTAAAGCTTTAGAGCTTATCGATGAACAATATAGCCCAAGCAGGTTTAACATTTATCCGTTTCATTTCTCGGATGGCGATAATCTTACATCTGACAATGTTCGTTGTGTCAAACTAGTTGATCAGCTTATAAAAGCTTCTAATATGTTCGGCTATGGAGAAGTGAACCAATATAATCGCAATTCAACTTTGATGTCAGCTTACAGAAACATTAAAAATGAAAAGTTTCGCTACTATATTTTAAAACAAAAAGCTGATGTTTTTCACGCAATGCGCAGCTTTTTTAAAAAAGAGGAAAGTGAGCAATATGTGTAA
- a CDS encoding NAD(P)-dependent malic enzyme, giving the protein MRNIRSEALQIHSSYQGKLETVSKIKVNNLKDLSLVYSPGVAEPCKEIYVEKEKIYEHTMKGNTVAVVTNGTAVLGLGDIGPEAALPVMEGKAILFKNFAGVDAFPLCIGTNNTEQIIDTVKLLQSQFGGINLEDIKAPHCFRIEEQLKKELNIPVFHDDQHGTAIVTVAGLINALKLTGKSFSTIKVVVNGAGAAGIAITKLLQHFHVRDIIMCDSKGAIYQDRPYGMNDIKDEVAQFTNKSQKSGTLLEIIEGADVFIGVSVAGALTKEMILKMNDNPIIFAMANPEPEITPKEAKAAGASVIGTGRSDYPNQVNNVLAFPGIFRGALDTRAVEINEEMKIAAAHAIGSLIHEYELNEDYIIPSPFYARVAPEVAAAVAQAAMETGVAQKRIDVNLLKNKTYQLSSIQVAMVDSIV; this is encoded by the coding sequence ATGAGAAATATCCGAAGTGAAGCACTTCAGATCCATAGTTCATATCAAGGAAAACTTGAAACTGTTTCAAAAATAAAAGTGAATAACTTAAAAGATTTAAGTCTAGTATATTCACCAGGAGTTGCCGAACCTTGTAAAGAAATTTATGTTGAAAAAGAAAAAATATACGAGCATACGATGAAAGGTAATACGGTCGCTGTTGTAACGAATGGAACGGCTGTACTAGGCTTAGGAGATATTGGTCCGGAAGCTGCTTTACCAGTTATGGAGGGCAAAGCAATTTTATTTAAAAATTTTGCTGGTGTGGATGCCTTTCCTCTTTGTATTGGAACAAATAATACGGAACAAATTATTGACACAGTGAAGCTTTTACAATCACAGTTTGGCGGTATTAATTTAGAAGATATTAAAGCACCACATTGCTTTAGGATTGAAGAGCAATTAAAGAAAGAATTAAATATTCCCGTTTTCCATGATGATCAACACGGTACTGCCATCGTTACAGTTGCTGGGTTAATTAATGCATTAAAGCTGACAGGAAAAAGCTTTTCAACAATAAAGGTTGTCGTTAACGGAGCTGGAGCTGCTGGGATCGCGATTACAAAATTACTGCAACACTTTCATGTCCGTGACATAATTATGTGCGATTCAAAAGGAGCTATTTATCAAGACCGTCCTTACGGTATGAATGACATTAAAGATGAAGTTGCCCAATTTACGAACAAGTCACAGAAAAGTGGAACATTGTTAGAAATAATTGAGGGAGCGGATGTATTTATTGGGGTATCTGTTGCGGGAGCGTTGACTAAAGAGATGATTTTAAAAATGAACGATAATCCAATTATTTTTGCAATGGCTAATCCAGAACCAGAAATAACGCCTAAAGAGGCAAAAGCTGCCGGGGCAAGTGTCATTGGCACGGGCAGGTCAGACTATCCGAATCAAGTTAACAATGTCCTTGCTTTTCCAGGGATTTTTCGCGGTGCATTAGATACTAGAGCTGTCGAAATAAACGAAGAAATGAAAATCGCTGCCGCCCATGCGATCGGGTCATTAATTCATGAATACGAACTAAATGAAGACTATATTATCCCTTCTCCTTTTTATGCTCGCGTTGCGCCTGAAGTTGCCGCAGCTGTCGCACAAGCAGCAATGGAAACCGGGGTTGCGCAAAAAAGAATTGATGTAAATTTACTGAAAAATAAAACATATCAGCTCTCATCAATTCAAGTCGCAATGGTAGATTCAATTGTTTAA
- a CDS encoding L-cystine transporter translates to MTTLYVLINIAIMLLFMIGLIYMQKKHISFSKRVFTALGIGIIFGFGLQFIYGPTSEVIEKSADWFQLVGGGYIKFLQMIVMPLVFISILTAFTKLTLKNNIGKISTLILAILVGTTAIAAGIGILTSVVFNLEAIEIEQGDAETARAEELEESFGLIEDKTMPQQILDLLPSNPFLDFTGARPTSTISVVIFAAFLGIAYLGVRRKHREEADLFAKMIGAIYAIIMRVVTLILRLTPYGVLAIMTKTVATSNIDAILKLGKFVLASYVALVIMFIIHLLLLFLAGLHPITYIKKAFPVLTFAFTSRTSAGALPLNIKTQKSLGVPDGIANFAGSFGLSIGQNGCAGIYPAMLAVMIAPTVGIDPLTPSFIITLIGIVAISSFGVAGVGGGATFAALLVLSALNLPIGLAGLLISIEPLIDMGRTALNVSGSMTAGIMTSRITNELDSKMFYDPATKIEAEM, encoded by the coding sequence TTGACTACTTTATATGTTTTAATCAATATTGCTATTATGCTTTTATTTATGATTGGATTAATTTATATGCAAAAAAAGCATATTTCTTTTTCAAAAAGAGTCTTTACAGCGTTAGGAATCGGAATTATTTTCGGCTTTGGATTACAATTTATATACGGTCCAACTTCAGAAGTGATTGAAAAGTCAGCTGATTGGTTTCAATTAGTTGGGGGAGGATATATTAAGTTTTTACAAATGATTGTGATGCCTCTCGTTTTTATTTCAATTTTAACAGCTTTTACAAAATTAACATTAAAAAATAATATCGGGAAAATTAGTACATTAATTCTCGCGATTCTAGTTGGTACAACAGCGATAGCAGCTGGAATTGGTATTTTAACATCTGTTGTCTTTAATTTAGAGGCGATTGAAATCGAACAAGGAGATGCCGAAACAGCACGTGCTGAAGAGTTGGAGGAGAGTTTTGGTCTCATTGAAGACAAAACGATGCCACAGCAAATTCTTGATTTGCTGCCGAGCAATCCATTTTTAGATTTTACCGGTGCAAGACCAACGTCAACGATATCCGTCGTTATTTTTGCTGCTTTTTTAGGAATTGCTTATTTAGGTGTAAGACGAAAACATCGTGAAGAAGCGGATTTATTTGCGAAGATGATCGGGGCAATTTATGCGATTATTATGAGAGTTGTCACGTTAATACTACGTCTCACTCCTTACGGTGTGCTGGCCATTATGACAAAAACAGTTGCAACAAGTAATATTGACGCTATTTTAAAGTTGGGGAAATTTGTATTAGCTTCTTATGTTGCTTTAGTGATCATGTTCATCATCCATTTACTACTATTATTTTTAGCAGGGCTTCATCCAATTACTTATATTAAAAAGGCATTCCCAGTGTTAACTTTTGCTTTTACATCCCGTACAAGCGCAGGGGCGTTGCCATTAAATATTAAAACACAAAAAAGCTTAGGTGTTCCTGATGGAATTGCAAATTTTGCCGGCTCATTTGGATTATCAATTGGACAAAATGGTTGTGCAGGAATTTATCCTGCCATGCTCGCTGTTATGATTGCACCGACTGTTGGCATTGATCCGTTAACACCTTCATTTATTATTACTTTAATTGGAATAGTCGCGATCAGTTCATTTGGTGTGGCGGGTGTAGGCGGTGGAGCAACGTTTGCAGCATTGCTCGTATTATCTGCTTTAAATTTACCGATTGGCTTAGCTGGATTACTAATATCTATCGAACCGTTAATTGACATGGGAAGAACAGCATTAAATGTTAGTGGAAGTATGACTGCAGGCATTATGACAAGCCGCATTACAAATGAACTAGACTCAAAAATGTTTTATGATCCAGCAACTAAAATTGAAGCAGAAATGTGA
- a CDS encoding class I SAM-dependent DNA methyltransferase yields MIHIKDNFEEYEDPYLYDVENKIMTEYDLLFEFAKDTNGTVIDLACGTGRLTVPLAENGIPIVGIDLHEGMLRRAMDKAKDLPIKWIKRDITKLALQMKSSLIYMVGNSFQHFLTNEAQEKALVNVANHLEQDGIFIFNTRFPSKEELLQPEAEEYWQTYKGKEGVFVDVFTISKYNPITQIQHL; encoded by the coding sequence ATGATTCATATTAAAGATAATTTTGAAGAATATGAAGATCCTTATTTGTATGATGTAGAAAATAAAATAATGACGGAATATGACTTACTATTTGAATTTGCCAAAGATACAAACGGGACAGTTATTGATTTAGCATGTGGAACAGGACGGTTAACTGTTCCCCTTGCCGAAAATGGTATTCCGATCGTTGGTATCGATCTTCATGAAGGAATGCTGCGAAGGGCAATGGATAAGGCAAAGGATTTACCAATTAAATGGATTAAGCGAGATATTACAAAGTTAGCCTTACAGATGAAGAGTTCACTGATTTACATGGTAGGGAATTCATTTCAGCATTTTTTAACGAATGAGGCGCAAGAGAAAGCTTTAGTGAACGTTGCTAACCATTTAGAACAGGATGGGATTTTTATTTTTAATACACGATTCCCTTCAAAAGAAGAATTATTACAGCCTGAGGCAGAAGAATATTGGCAAACATATAAAGGGAAAGAAGGTGTATTTGTTGATGTCTTTACAATTAGCAAATATAATCCGATTACTCAAATTCAGCATTTATGA
- a CDS encoding HAD family hydrolase, with translation MLKAVIFDFDGTIIDTETLWFKVYREVLLKDYDLNLSLERFSQCIGTEDSILFEWIHSTANIEVDRKHLINKVRKEFNRSHDSLSLRAGILNVLEEGNKLGLRMGVASSSSREWVLYYLNKFKLTDYFSTIKTKDDVEKVKPDPALYNQAMEELEVTGSESLAIEDSVNGSLAALRAGMSCIVVPNEMTSHLQFAEKVILFNTFSDVKIEKILASKNS, from the coding sequence TTGCTGAAAGCAGTTATTTTTGATTTTGATGGAACGATTATTGATACGGAGACGCTTTGGTTTAAAGTATATCGAGAGGTTTTATTGAAAGATTACGACTTAAACCTTTCTCTTGAACGTTTTTCTCAATGTATAGGTACAGAAGATTCAATTCTTTTTGAATGGATTCATTCGACAGCTAACATCGAAGTTGATCGTAAACATTTAATAAATAAAGTTAGAAAAGAATTTAATCGTTCGCATGATTCATTAAGTTTACGTGCTGGAATCTTGAACGTATTAGAAGAAGGAAATAAGTTAGGTTTACGTATGGGTGTTGCTTCTAGCTCTTCGAGAGAGTGGGTGCTTTATTATTTAAATAAATTTAAGCTGACTGATTATTTTTCAACTATCAAAACGAAAGATGATGTCGAAAAGGTTAAGCCTGATCCAGCGCTTTACAATCAAGCAATGGAAGAACTAGAGGTAACAGGCAGTGAGTCATTGGCAATTGAGGATTCCGTAAACGGTTCTTTAGCGGCCTTAAGAGCAGGGATGTCATGTATCGTCGTTCCAAACGAAATGACTTCTCATCTTCAATTTGCTGAAAAGGTTATTTTATTCAATACTTTTTCAGATGTAAAAATCGAAAAAATTTTAGCATCAAAAAATTCATAA
- a CDS encoding cytochrome-c peroxidase has product MKKLSFISMVCLLMLLAACNSSDHASSNKNENSKKEEIKSDSGDEELENAKKMFEPLGDIPVPDDNPMTDEKVELGKKLFFDSRLSGNNKLSCMSCHSPGAGYGDGLATFIGFEGVKGKRNSPTIINSGYYEENFWDGRAGSLEEQALGPIESEVEMNQDLDELVAEINEVPQYVEEFDKVFNDKVTVDNIAKAIAAFERTIVVKDTDFDKYLLGDEAAITDEAKEGMKLFVGKASCISCHAGPLLSDHGYHNLGITGDDGRYEVTQKEEDKGAFRTPGLRGVAHTAPFMHDGSLETLRDVIEYYNEGGGDHPNKSSLIKPLQLTEEEIDALVAFLESMSCEVEKVETPEIP; this is encoded by the coding sequence GTGAAAAAGTTAAGCTTCATATCAATGGTATGTTTACTCATGTTACTTGCAGCCTGTAATTCTTCAGATCATGCTTCTTCTAACAAAAATGAAAATAGTAAAAAGGAAGAGATAAAGTCTGATAGTGGTGATGAAGAGCTAGAAAATGCAAAAAAAATGTTTGAACCGCTAGGGGATATCCCAGTTCCCGATGATAATCCGATGACAGATGAAAAAGTTGAATTAGGGAAAAAATTATTCTTTGATTCACGCCTTTCAGGCAATAATAAATTAAGCTGTATGTCTTGTCATTCACCAGGTGCTGGTTATGGTGACGGCTTAGCAACTTTTATTGGTTTTGAAGGTGTAAAAGGGAAACGAAACAGTCCAACTATTATTAATTCAGGATATTACGAGGAGAATTTTTGGGACGGACGTGCAGGGAGCTTAGAAGAACAAGCTCTAGGACCAATTGAATCGGAAGTGGAAATGAATCAAGATTTAGATGAGTTAGTTGCTGAGATCAATGAAGTTCCACAATATGTAGAGGAGTTTGATAAAGTCTTTAATGACAAAGTTACTGTAGATAATATCGCAAAAGCAATTGCAGCCTTCGAGAGAACAATCGTAGTGAAAGATACTGATTTTGATAAGTATTTACTTGGGGATGAAGCTGCCATTACCGATGAGGCAAAAGAGGGAATGAAGCTGTTCGTAGGAAAAGCTAGTTGTATTTCATGTCATGCTGGTCCGTTATTATCGGATCATGGATATCATAATTTGGGCATAACCGGTGATGATGGTCGCTACGAAGTGACACAAAAGGAAGAAGACAAAGGTGCCTTTAGAACACCAGGTTTGCGAGGAGTTGCCCATACAGCACCATTCATGCATGATGGAAGTCTGGAAACTTTACGGGATGTAATCGAATATTATAATGAGGGCGGCGGAGATCATCCGAATAAAAGTTCATTAATAAAGCCACTTCAGTTAACTGAAGAAGAAATTGATGCTCTTGTAGCATTTTTAGAAAGTATGAGCTGTGAAGTTGAGAAAGTTGAAACTCCAGAAATACCATAA
- a CDS encoding aldo/keto reductase, translated as MKSISHTVTLHNGIKMPQFGLGVYKVDEGDQVIETVKTALSTGYRSIDTAAFYNNEEGVGHAIRESGIDRQEIFVTTKVWNSDQGYDSTIRAFEKSLNKLRLDYVDLYLIHWPVAGKYIETWRALEKLYKEGKVRAIGVSNFQIHHLKDILEQCEEKPTVNQIELHPRLSQTEVRAFCEEHSIKVEAWSPIARGRILNEPILTAIAAKYDKTSAQIILRWHLQNEVIIIPKSVTPSRIKENANIFDFELSKEEMEQINALNKNERFGPDPDNFDF; from the coding sequence ATGAAAAGTATTTCACATACTGTAACGCTACATAACGGTATCAAAATGCCGCAGTTCGGACTTGGCGTCTATAAAGTGGATGAAGGAGATCAAGTAATTGAAACAGTGAAAACGGCTTTAAGTACAGGATATCGTTCGATTGATACGGCTGCGTTTTACAATAATGAAGAAGGAGTAGGGCACGCCATAAGAGAAAGCGGAATTGATCGGCAAGAAATTTTTGTCACTACAAAGGTTTGGAACAGTGATCAAGGCTATGACTCCACAATACGCGCCTTTGAAAAAAGTTTAAATAAACTGCGTCTTGATTATGTAGATCTTTATCTTATTCATTGGCCAGTAGCTGGCAAGTATATCGAAACTTGGCGAGCGCTTGAAAAACTATATAAAGAAGGAAAAGTACGCGCAATCGGAGTGAGCAACTTTCAAATTCATCATTTAAAAGATATTCTTGAGCAATGTGAAGAAAAGCCTACTGTAAATCAGATTGAACTTCATCCACGACTCTCACAAACTGAAGTGCGGGCATTTTGCGAAGAACATAGTATAAAGGTGGAAGCGTGGTCGCCAATCGCAAGAGGACGTATTTTAAATGAGCCTATTTTAACAGCCATTGCAGCAAAATATGATAAAACTTCGGCACAAATCATTTTACGCTGGCATTTACAAAATGAGGTTATCATTATTCCAAAATCGGTGACACCTTCCCGGATTAAAGAAAATGCAAATATATTTGATTTTGAATTAAGCAAAGAGGAGATGGAACAAATAAACGCCTTAAATAAAAACGAGCGTTTCGGACCAGACCCGGACAATTTTGATTTTTAA
- a CDS encoding pirin family protein, translated as MIKVYPAEERYSVDHGWLQSNFSFSFAEYYDPNNLQFGPLRVLNDDIIQPLKGFGAHPHREMEIVSIVLKGHLKHEDSTGKTAITSFGGVQRMSAGTGVVHSEVNPSAEDEVNLLQLWFLPEENELPPSYEQTEFDVEKLQNQLLPIVSKQSGENIAHIHQDLTIYLADLQREKEISFTQKSGRKIFLFVIEGEVMLNNSITLKRRDSSRIANIASLAIKASTQSRLMLIDLP; from the coding sequence ATGATTAAAGTTTATCCAGCTGAGGAAAGATATAGTGTGGATCATGGATGGCTACAAAGTAATTTTAGTTTTTCTTTCGCAGAATATTATGATCCGAACAATCTTCAATTCGGACCGTTAAGAGTATTAAATGATGACATTATTCAGCCCCTAAAAGGGTTTGGTGCTCATCCGCACAGAGAAATGGAAATCGTTTCAATCGTTTTAAAAGGTCATTTGAAGCATGAAGATAGTACTGGAAAAACAGCCATTACTTCGTTTGGCGGTGTACAAAGAATGTCAGCAGGTACAGGTGTCGTCCATTCTGAAGTGAATCCATCTGCTGAGGATGAAGTGAATCTTTTGCAATTATGGTTTTTGCCAGAAGAAAATGAGCTGCCCCCTTCCTATGAACAAACTGAATTTGATGTTGAGAAATTGCAAAATCAACTTCTTCCAATAGTTTCAAAACAATCAGGCGAAAACATTGCTCATATTCATCAAGATTTAACAATTTATTTAGCCGATTTACAACGTGAAAAAGAAATTTCATTTACTCAAAAAAGTGGGAGAAAAATTTTCCTTTTTGTGATCGAAGGAGAAGTTATGTTAAATAATAGCATTACATTGAAGCGGAGGGATTCATCAAGAATAGCTAATATCGCTTCCTTGGCAATAAAAGCTTCAACACAATCAAGATTGATGCTCATAGACTTACCATAG
- the wrbA gene encoding NAD(P)H:quinone oxidoreductase, protein MSNVKLAIVYYSSTGTNYKLAKMAEAGAKEAGAEIKVVKVQELAPEAAIESNPAWKKHVEETKGVPTASHEDLAWADAIIFSVPTRFGNVPSQMKQFLDTTGGLWAQGKLTNKVVSAMTSAGNAHGGHEQTITHLYTTMMHWGAIIAAPGYTDQSAYAAGGNPYGTSVTVDQEGNMIEDVEAAVKHQAKRTVQIAEWVKSGLSK, encoded by the coding sequence ATGTCAAATGTAAAATTAGCAATTGTTTATTACAGCTCAACAGGAACAAATTATAAGCTTGCAAAAATGGCTGAAGCTGGTGCAAAAGAAGCAGGTGCAGAAATAAAAGTAGTAAAAGTACAAGAGTTAGCACCTGAAGCAGCAATAGAGTCTAATCCAGCTTGGAAAAAGCACGTTGAAGAAACAAAGGGCGTTCCGACAGCATCACATGAAGACCTTGCTTGGGCAGATGCAATTATTTTTAGTGTGCCAACTCGCTTTGGAAATGTTCCATCGCAAATGAAACAGTTTCTTGACACAACTGGAGGACTTTGGGCACAAGGAAAATTAACAAATAAAGTAGTTAGTGCGATGACATCAGCAGGTAATGCTCATGGTGGACATGAACAAACAATTACACATCTTTATACGACAATGATGCACTGGGGAGCTATTATTGCGGCACCTGGATATACAGACCAATCAGCATATGCAGCAGGAGGAAATCCTTATGGAACATCCGTAACTGTTGATCAAGAAGGGAATATGATTGAAGATGTTGAAGCAGCAGTAAAGCACCAAGCAAAACGGACAGTACAAATAGCTGAATGGGTAAAAAGCGGTTTAAGCAAATAA
- a CDS encoding DUF5085 family protein has translation MINPNDSIRYMNVVSKTYHFHYNDIDDIMKRFLTEVVQNTMIKGPLFYSINNVPMDEMVNAEFFMPIEEDHLELGNEMYFHSYYAVEDMLSICLYDQFEKHTEVAYHMLLEYMEQNDLTQTTPFFHVISGDETLQYVFIKVGVYKKNEN, from the coding sequence ATGATCAATCCAAACGATTCCATCCGCTATATGAACGTAGTATCTAAAACGTATCATTTCCATTATAACGATATTGATGACATAATGAAACGCTTCCTAACCGAAGTTGTTCAAAATACAATGATAAAAGGGCCATTATTTTATTCAATCAACAACGTGCCGATGGATGAAATGGTAAATGCTGAATTCTTTATGCCGATTGAAGAAGATCATCTTGAACTTGGAAACGAAATGTATTTTCATAGCTATTATGCCGTTGAAGATATGCTTTCAATATGTTTATATGATCAATTTGAAAAGCATACTGAAGTCGCTTATCATATGTTATTGGAATACATGGAACAAAATGATTTAACTCAAACTACACCTTTCTTTCATGTCATATCTGGTGATGAAACGTTACAGTATGTTTTTATTAAAGTAGGAGTATATAAAAAGAATGAAAACTAA